TTCGTCAGCGAACGGCGCCCGCCGGACGTGGTGGTGCTGGCCGCCGTCAGCATCCTGCTGGCGACCGGGATCCTGGACACATCGGATTTCCTGTCGGTCTTTTCCAATTCGGCCCCGATCACCGTCGCGGCGATGTTCATCCTGTCCGGCGCCTTGATGCGGACGGGCGCCATCGATGCCTTTGCCGAGCGTGTCACCGTGCTGGCCCGCCACCGGCCGAGCCTGGCGCTGGCCGCCATCGTGGCGACCGTCATCCTGCTGTCCGCCTTTATCAACAACACGCCGGTCGTGGTGGTGCTGATCCCGGTGGTCATCCGGCTGGCGGCGGAGGTCGGCCGCCTGCCGTCGCGCTTTCTGATCCCGCTGTCCTATGCCTCGATCCTGGGCGGTACCTGCACGCTGATCGGCACCTCAACCAATCTGCTGGTCGACGGCGTGGCGCGGTCCTATGGCATGACGCCTTTCGGCATCTTCGAGATCACCGGCGCCGGCCTGATCGTGGCCGCCGTCGGCCTGACCTATCTATCCCTGATCGCACCATGGCTGTTGCCGAACCGCGATACCGTCAGTTCCATGCTCGATCACCGGTCCAGCGCCCGGTTCCTGACCGAAGTCCGAATACCGGCTGGCTCGCCGCTGGTCGGCGCGGAAGCCGCCAAGGCCAAGGTCTTCAGCCGTCACAACCGGCGTCTGGTCGACGTGATCCGCCGCGACGAGTCGTTGCGGCGCGATCTGTCGTCGGTGGTCCTGCAGGCCGGCGACCGGGTGGTCGTGAAGACACCGGTCCACGAGGTCATCAGCCTGCGCGAGGACAATGCTGTCGTCTTTCACGATCCCCACGCCATGGATCCGATCGACAGCCGCCAGACCATCGTGGTCGAGGGGCTGGTGGCCCCGGACAGTCCCATGCTCGGCCGCACGCTGCGCCATCTGCGGCTGCGCCGGCGCTTCAACATCTATACCCTCGCGATGCACCGCCACGGGGCCAATCTGGGCGAGAAACTGGAAGGCGTGCCGCTGTCCGTTGGCGACACGCTGCTGCTGGAAGGCGCGCCGGAGGATATCCAGCGGTTTTCCGACGAGCAGGGCATCATCAACCTGACGGAGCCCCGGCAAAAGCCATTCAGGCGGCAGAAAGCCCCGATCGTCACGGCCGCCGTCCTGGGCGTCATGGCGCTGGCCGCATTCGATATCCTGCCGATCGTGGCCCTGGCGGTGATCGCGGTGGCACTGGTGCTCGTGACCCGCGCGATCGACAACGAAGAGGCCTATCGCTCGGTCGACTGGCGCATTCTGGTGATCATTTTCGGCATGCTGGCGTTCAGCCGCGCACTGGACAAGACCGGCGCCATGGCCATCATCGTTGACGGTGCGCTGACGGTGGTGCGCGATTTGCCGCCGATCGCGATCCTGGCGACGATCTATATCGTCACCTCGTTCATGACCGAACTGATTTCGAACAATGCCGTCGCGGTGCTGATGACGCCAATTGCCATCGGCCTTGCCGATCAACTCGGCGTCGATGCCCGGCCGTTCGTCGTCACCGTCATGTTCGCCGCCTCGGCCACCTTCGCCACGCCGATCGGCTACCAGACAAACACGCTGGTCTATAACGCCGGCGGCTATCGGTTCGTCGATTTCCTGCGCGTGGGATTGCCGATGAACATCCTTGTCGGGGCGACCGCGATCCTGGTCATTCCGCGCTTCTGGCCGCTATAGCGGCGCCGTGTTGCGGATCACTGGCGGGCGTCGAGCAGGGCAAGAACCTCGGCCGCCGCCATGGGAATATTCGTACCCGGCCCATAGATCGCGGCGACGCCGGCTTCCATCAGCGCGTCATAGTCCTGCGGGGGAATCACGCCGCCGCAGACGATCAGGATGTCGTCGCCGCCCTCGGCCTTGAGCGCCGCCGCCAGCGACGGCACGAGCGTCATGTGGCCGGCTGCCTGGCTGGAAACGCCGATTACATGGGCATCGTTCTCGATTGCCTGCCTTGCGGCTTCTTCCGGCGTCTGGAACAGCGGCCCGACATCCACGTCAAAGCCGATATCGGCGAAGGCTGTCGCGATCACCTTGGCGCCGCGGTCATGGCCGTCCTGGCCCAACTTGACCACCAGCAGGCGCGGCCGGCGCCCCTCGCGTTCGGCAAAAGCGGCGACGTCGGCCACGATTTTGGCGTATCCCTCGTCGCCCTCGTAAGCATGGCCATAGACGCCGCTGATCGAGCGGGTCACGGCCCGATGCCGGGTAAAAACCCGCTCCAGCGCCTCGGTCATT
This Fodinicurvata sp. EGI_FJ10296 DNA region includes the following protein-coding sequences:
- a CDS encoding SLC13 family permease is translated as MIDELIAHWQAAVVLAMIAGILIAFVSERRPPDVVVLAAVSILLATGILDTSDFLSVFSNSAPITVAAMFILSGALMRTGAIDAFAERVTVLARHRPSLALAAIVATVILLSAFINNTPVVVVLIPVVIRLAAEVGRLPSRFLIPLSYASILGGTCTLIGTSTNLLVDGVARSYGMTPFGIFEITGAGLIVAAVGLTYLSLIAPWLLPNRDTVSSMLDHRSSARFLTEVRIPAGSPLVGAEAAKAKVFSRHNRRLVDVIRRDESLRRDLSSVVLQAGDRVVVKTPVHEVISLREDNAVVFHDPHAMDPIDSRQTIVVEGLVAPDSPMLGRTLRHLRLRRRFNIYTLAMHRHGANLGEKLEGVPLSVGDTLLLEGAPEDIQRFSDEQGIINLTEPRQKPFRRQKAPIVTAAVLGVMALAAFDILPIVALAVIAVALVLVTRAIDNEEAYRSVDWRILVIIFGMLAFSRALDKTGAMAIIVDGALTVVRDLPPIAILATIYIVTSFMTELISNNAVAVLMTPIAIGLADQLGVDARPFVVTVMFAASATFATPIGYQTNTLVYNAGGYRFVDFLRVGLPMNILVGATAILVIPRFWPL